One genomic segment of Phalacrocorax carbo chromosome Z, bPhaCar2.1, whole genome shotgun sequence includes these proteins:
- the ELAC1 gene encoding zinc phosphodiesterase ELAC protein 1, with amino-acid sequence MSMDITFLGTGSAYPSPTRGASALVLRREGECWLFDCGEGTQTQFMKSHLKAGRITKIFITHLHGDHFFGLPGLLCTLSLQSSPDPSKPPVDIYGPLGLRSVIWRSMELSHSQLLFPYTVHELVPTRDQCPAEEFKEFSYLDRDEVPLQGAQGRILHLDPVENSYLLVEDEQLVLRAFRLFHRIPSFGFVVEEKPRTGKLNVQKLKDLGVQPGPLYGKLKNGTAIVLENGVTISPSDVLEDPIPGRKICILGDCSGVVGDAAVKLCHEADVLIHEATLDDTQEEKAREHGHSTPKMASNFAKSCKVKKLILTHFSQRYKPAAQRGEGDTDITELKRQAELVLGGQEVTLAEDFMTIEIPMKKLKQ; translated from the exons ATGTCGATGGATATAACTTTCCTCGGCACAGGCTCAGCGTATCCCTCTCCCACGAGAGGAGCATCGGCGTTAGTGCTTCGCAGGGAAGGAGAGTGCTGGCTCTTCGACTGCGGAGAAGGAACTCAGACACAATTCATGAAGAGCCATCTCAAAGCAG GCAGAATTACCAAGATTTTCATAACTCATCTTCACGGTGACCACTTTTTTGGACTTCCTGGCCTGCTGTGTACACTCAGCCTCCAAAGTAGCCCTGACCCGAGCAAACCCCCTGTTGATATTTATGGGCCGTTAGGACTGCGAAGCGTCATATGGAGGAGCATGGAGCTCTCCCACTCACAACTTCTGTTTCCCTACACCGTTCATGAACTCGTACCTACACGGGACCAGTGCCCTGCAGAAGAATTTAAAGAGTTTTCTTACTTGGACAGAGATGAGGTACCTCTGCAGGGAGCACAAGGGAGAATACTCCACCTGGATCCAGTAGAAAACTCTTACTTGCTGGTTGAGGATGAGCAGCTAGTTCTGAGAGCATTTCGCCTATTTCACCGCATTCCTTCCTTTGGCTTTGTGGTGGAAGAGAAGCCCCGCACCGGTAAACTCAATGTACAGAAACTGAAAGACCTTG GAGTTCAACCAGGCCCTTTATACGGGAAACTGAAGAACGGAACAGCAATCGTTCTAGAAAACGGTGTAACGATTTCTCCTTCAGATGTCTTAGAAGACCCCATTCCTGGAAGGAAAATTTGCATTTTGGGGGATTGTTCAGGAGTGGTTGGAGATGCAGCCGTGAAGCTTTGCCATGAAGCGGATGTACTGATACATGAAGCCACGCTGGACGATACCCAAGAGGAAAAGGCAAGGGAGCATGGTCATAGCACTCCAAAAATGGCATCGAATTTTGCAAAATCGTGTAAAGTTAAGAAGCTGATTTTGACTCACTTCAGTCAGCGGTATAAAccagctgctcagagaggtgagGGAGATACGGACATCACCGAACTGAAGAGACAGGCAGAGTTGGTGTTAGGTGGTCAAGAAGTAACGCTAGCTGAGGATTTTATGACGATAGAAATTCCaatgaaaaagttaaaacaGTAG